The Comamonas piscis region GGCAGGTGGTGGGTGACATAGCCCTGGCGCTCATGCCCGGTTTGCGGATCGGCCACGCAGGTGCTGAAGGTAAAGCCCGGGATCTGCAGCGCATAGGCCTGCAGGCGCTCGACCAGCACCAGGTCCGCATCGCGGGTGACGCCATAAACCATATGGATGGGCTGGGTTGCTCCGTTGCGGGCCAGCACCTCCAGCATCGACAGGAAGGGCGCCAGGCCCGTGCCGCCCGCCAAGAACAGCAGCGGCCGCGTGACTGCGCGCAGGTAAAAGCTGCCCAGTGGCCCGGTCATCTGCAGCGGCTCGCCCTGGCTGGCGCCTTGGAGCCAGCTGCTCATCAGGCCGCCGGGCACCTGCTTGATCAGAAACGTCATACGGCCATCGCCAGGCGCCGAGCTGAACGAGTAGGAGCGGTGCTGGCTGCTGCCCGGCACGCCGATATTGACGTACTGCCCGGGCAAAAATGCCGGTGCGGCCTCTGCCACATCCAGCGCCAGTTCATAGGCGGCATCGCCAAAGGGCTGCACGGCGCTCACTGCGGCGTTGAACTGGCTGGTGCCGGTCTTGCAGGCGGTGGAGGGTACCGGCACGGCGATCACGCAGTCGGACTGCGGCACCATCTGGCAGGTCAGCACCAGGCCCTGGCCGGCCTCGTCCTTGGTCAGTGCGTCGTCGATGTAGTCGTCACCCAGGTCGTAGGTGCCGCTTTCGGCCTTGCACTTGCAGGTCCCGCAGACGCCGTCCGAGCAGTCCATCGGCAGGTTGATGCGGTTGCGGAAGGCGGCATCCAGCACTTTTTCGTGGGCGCCGCAGTCCACAAAGCGGGTGACCCCGTCCTCAAAGTTCAGGGCAATGCGATAGCTGTTCATGGTGGTCTCCTGGCGTGTCAGATGTGGTAGACATCAATGACCTGGCGGATGTAGTCGTTCTTGAGGACGATCTTCTTGCGGGCGATGAGGAAGCTGTCAGCCGCTTTGCGCAGGGTCAGAAAGACCGTGCCAAAGAAGTGATCGGTCTGCTTGTAGCGGTGGCTGAGCGTGTGAAAGTTGTAGCGGACCTCCACCGTATCGGCCTGCTCGGCCAGCACTTCCACATTGGTAATCATGTGGTTGGTGCGCGGCTCGGGCATGGATGCGCTGGAGCGCTCGGTCTTGATGCGGAAGACCCGGTCTTCCAGCCCATTGCGATTGGGGTAGTAGATCAGCGAGATCTGGCTGTGCGGGTCGTCGGTGAGCTGGTCATCGTCGTCCCAGGCGGGCATCCAGTACTCCGCGTCGGGCGCGTAGAGCGCCAGCCAGGGCTCCCATTCGCGGTCGTCCAGGTAGCGGGCCTCGCGGTACAGAAAGGCGCAGATGGCGCGGTGGTCGACTGCGTTGCTGTGGCTGTCGGTGCTCATGGCTGGGCTCC contains the following coding sequences:
- the benC gene encoding benzoate 1,2-dioxygenase electron transfer component BenC, whose amino-acid sequence is MNSYRIALNFEDGVTRFVDCGAHEKVLDAAFRNRINLPMDCSDGVCGTCKCKAESGTYDLGDDYIDDALTKDEAGQGLVLTCQMVPQSDCVIAVPVPSTACKTGTSQFNAAVSAVQPFGDAAYELALDVAEAAPAFLPGQYVNIGVPGSSQHRSYSFSSAPGDGRMTFLIKQVPGGLMSSWLQGASQGEPLQMTGPLGSFYLRAVTRPLLFLAGGTGLAPFLSMLEVLARNGATQPIHMVYGVTRDADLVLVERLQAYALQIPGFTFSTCVADPQTGHERQGYVTHHLPAQALHGGNVDVYLCGPPPMVDAVQKHFKAEGIVPANFHYEKFTPTPPVAAVAEALA
- the benB gene encoding benzoate 1,2-dioxygenase small subunit, with protein sequence MSTDSHSNAVDHRAICAFLYREARYLDDREWEPWLALYAPDAEYWMPAWDDDDQLTDDPHSQISLIYYPNRNGLEDRVFRIKTERSSASMPEPRTNHMITNVEVLAEQADTVEVRYNFHTLSHRYKQTDHFFGTVFLTLRKAADSFLIARKKIVLKNDYIRQVIDVYHI